A region of Paenibacillus thiaminolyticus DNA encodes the following proteins:
- a CDS encoding NAD(P)H-dependent glycerol-3-phosphate dehydrogenase, translated as MSAKVAVLVAGSWGTALSEVLAQNGHDVYLWTRHCDQAEEINEKHRNGKYLPDVVLHPGLKATCSMQEAMEGASACVVVAPSSAMRQVAGQMKPYVTDEMIIVHATKGFETESLARMSEVLAAELECGLERIAVLSGPSHAEEVVLQCPTTVVVASAGLETAEQAQDLFMNDTFFRVYTNPDVLGVELAGSLKNIIALGAGLSDGLGFGDNAKAALLTRGLAEIARLGTKMGANALTFAGLAGVGDLVVTCTSQHSRNWRAGSMIGQGMAVDDVLSRMGMVVEGIRTTKAAYRLSEQYGVQMPITEQLYRVLFEGREAKTAVEFLMGRVRKHEIEEVAAWS; from the coding sequence GTGTCCGCTAAAGTTGCCGTACTCGTCGCCGGAAGCTGGGGGACGGCACTCAGTGAGGTGCTTGCGCAAAATGGGCATGACGTGTACTTATGGACACGCCATTGCGACCAAGCGGAAGAAATTAATGAGAAGCATCGCAACGGAAAATATTTGCCGGACGTCGTGCTTCACCCTGGATTGAAGGCGACATGCAGCATGCAGGAAGCCATGGAGGGAGCCTCGGCATGCGTTGTCGTGGCGCCATCTTCTGCCATGCGCCAAGTGGCCGGCCAGATGAAGCCGTATGTTACGGATGAGATGATTATCGTCCATGCGACCAAAGGCTTCGAGACCGAGTCGTTGGCCCGCATGTCGGAAGTATTGGCCGCGGAGCTCGAATGCGGCTTGGAGCGAATTGCGGTCCTGTCTGGGCCGAGTCATGCGGAAGAAGTGGTACTGCAATGCCCGACGACGGTTGTCGTCGCTTCCGCCGGCTTGGAGACGGCCGAGCAGGCGCAGGATTTGTTCATGAATGACACCTTCTTCCGGGTGTATACGAATCCCGATGTGCTCGGCGTGGAGCTGGCCGGCTCGCTGAAAAATATCATTGCGTTGGGCGCGGGCCTGTCCGATGGGCTCGGCTTCGGCGATAATGCCAAAGCGGCCTTGCTGACGCGCGGATTAGCCGAAATCGCGCGCCTCGGAACGAAGATGGGCGCCAATGCGCTCACGTTTGCGGGCCTGGCCGGCGTCGGCGACCTTGTCGTCACCTGTACGAGCCAGCATAGCCGCAATTGGCGCGCAGGCTCGATGATAGGGCAAGGCATGGCCGTGGACGACGTGTTGTCCCGGATGGGGATGGTCGTCGAAGGCATCCGCACGACGAAGGCGGCCTACCGGCTGTCCGAGCAATACGGGGTGCAGATGCCGATTACCGAGCAGCTGTATCGCGTCCTGTTTGAAGGCAGGGAAGCGAAGACGGCGGTAGAATTTTTGATGGGCCGCGTCCGCAAGCATGAGATCGAAGAAGTGGCTGCCTGGTCCTGA
- the plsY gene encoding glycerol-3-phosphate 1-O-acyltransferase PlsY: MVYSIIAIVASYLIGSISFSLLFAKWLRGIDIRQHGSGNAGATNTLRVLGKGPAICVLLLDAVKGIIAVLLGWWLTDNAWSMVGCGIAAIVGHNWPVYFRFRGGKGIATTIGVLAMLAFWPAFTAGVLAIASIVWKRYVSLGSLIFTLLTPVFILIFRYDWPIFWGSLLICAFAFYRHRSNIMKLWRGTENRLGSKKGEVPRVR, translated from the coding sequence TTGGTATATTCAATCATTGCCATTGTGGCAAGTTACTTAATCGGTTCAATCAGTTTCAGCCTCCTGTTCGCCAAATGGCTGCGCGGAATCGATATCCGGCAGCATGGGAGCGGCAATGCCGGCGCGACCAATACGCTGCGCGTGCTGGGCAAGGGACCAGCGATCTGCGTGCTGCTGCTGGATGCGGTCAAAGGAATTATTGCCGTGCTGCTTGGATGGTGGCTGACCGATAATGCTTGGTCGATGGTCGGGTGCGGCATCGCGGCGATCGTCGGTCATAACTGGCCGGTATACTTCCGTTTTCGCGGCGGCAAAGGGATCGCGACGACGATTGGCGTGCTGGCGATGCTGGCGTTTTGGCCCGCCTTCACGGCGGGCGTGCTGGCCATCGCCTCGATTGTCTGGAAGCGGTATGTGTCCCTCGGCTCGCTTATTTTCACGTTGCTGACACCGGTCTTTATTTTGATTTTTCGTTATGATTGGCCGATATTTTGGGGCAGCCTGCTTATTTGCGCGTTCGCCTTCTATCGTCACCGAAGCAATATTATGAAGCTGTGGAGAGGCACGGAGAATCGCCTCGGATCGAAGAAAGGAGAGGTGCCACGTGTCCGCTAA
- the der gene encoding ribosome biogenesis GTPase Der, with product MAKPVVAIVGRPNVGKSTIFNRVIGDRLAIVEDKPGVTRDRIYGTGEWNGKPFSVIDTGGIEVYGEDEMLRSIRVQAELAIEEADVIVFMCEAKSGVTQADEEVAEILFRSGKPVVLAINKVDNLQRMDDVYEFYSLGFGDPVPISGSHGTGLGDLLDEVVNRFPEMTEEEYDEDVIRVALIGRPNVGKSSLVNAILGEDRVIVSDIAGTTRDAIDTPFEKDGQRFVLIDTAGMRKRGKVYETTEKYSVMRSMKAIERADVVLVVINGEEGIIEQDKHIAGYAHEAGKAVLFVVNKWDVVEKNDRTMHEFETKIRDHFLFMPYAPIVFLSAKTKQRLHKLLPVIEHVAEHHAKRIPTHLLNDVISDAVAYNPPPTDKGRRLRINYATQVAVKPPTIVIFVNDPELMHFSYERYLENRIRTSFDFEGTPIRLFTRRKSDEG from the coding sequence ATGGCAAAACCCGTTGTTGCCATTGTCGGGCGGCCGAATGTCGGCAAGTCCACCATTTTTAACCGAGTCATCGGCGACCGTTTGGCCATAGTGGAGGACAAGCCTGGCGTGACACGCGACCGTATTTACGGAACGGGCGAATGGAATGGCAAGCCGTTCAGCGTTATTGACACGGGCGGAATTGAAGTGTACGGCGAAGACGAGATGCTCCGCTCTATCCGTGTGCAGGCCGAACTGGCCATTGAAGAGGCGGATGTCATTGTTTTTATGTGCGAAGCGAAGAGCGGCGTAACCCAGGCGGACGAGGAAGTGGCTGAGATTCTGTTCCGTTCCGGCAAGCCGGTAGTTCTTGCGATTAACAAAGTAGACAACTTGCAACGCATGGACGATGTTTATGAATTTTACAGTCTTGGATTCGGGGATCCGGTGCCTATCTCCGGCTCGCACGGCACAGGACTTGGCGATTTGTTGGATGAAGTGGTCAACCGTTTTCCTGAGATGACCGAGGAAGAGTATGATGAGGATGTTATCCGAGTCGCGCTGATCGGAAGACCGAACGTAGGCAAATCCTCGCTCGTCAATGCCATATTAGGCGAGGACCGCGTTATTGTGAGCGATATTGCGGGCACGACGCGCGACGCGATCGATACTCCGTTCGAGAAGGACGGACAGCGGTTCGTGCTGATCGATACAGCCGGGATGCGCAAGCGCGGCAAGGTGTACGAGACGACCGAGAAGTACAGCGTCATGCGCTCCATGAAAGCGATCGAGCGGGCCGATGTCGTCCTTGTCGTCATCAACGGCGAAGAAGGCATTATTGAGCAAGACAAGCATATTGCAGGCTATGCCCATGAGGCCGGCAAGGCGGTACTGTTTGTCGTCAATAAATGGGATGTCGTCGAGAAGAACGATCGCACGATGCATGAATTCGAGACGAAGATTCGCGATCATTTCCTGTTCATGCCTTATGCGCCTATCGTCTTCCTGTCCGCTAAGACGAAGCAGCGGCTTCACAAGCTCCTGCCGGTCATCGAGCATGTTGCAGAGCACCATGCGAAGAGAATACCGACCCATCTGCTCAACGATGTTATCAGCGATGCGGTCGCATACAACCCTCCGCCAACGGATAAAGGCAGACGACTTCGCATTAATTATGCGACGCAGGTCGCGGTGAAGCCGCCGACGATTGTTATCTTCGTCAACGATCCGGAGCTGATGCATTTCTCCTACGAGCGCTATTTGGAGAACCGGATCCGGACGTCGTTCGACTTCGAGGGCACGCCGATACGGCTGTTCACCCGCCGCAAATCCGATGAAGGTTAG
- a CDS encoding permease, with translation MLSFILWLCCAILVATGWRDVLLPGTARSVLLLVGLFWLFYHDAGFGLLSEGRGIQPVWLLWCMIAGSLAGMQAQASGWVMFILAGRIVFIGAVWLWTALLSQSAIWPLPLIPVHSASYLMIIAIVLLCSREWTHQWIMLTLGLTAGEGLIQLKMSSSGEFGSAAVQDAWWVMFVSVRLLSAVIEWSRHKWIQMRLQ, from the coding sequence ATGCTGTCATTCATTTTGTGGCTCTGTTGTGCCATATTGGTGGCGACGGGATGGAGGGATGTGCTGCTGCCCGGAACAGCCCGATCGGTTCTGCTTCTGGTCGGACTGTTCTGGCTGTTCTATCACGATGCGGGCTTCGGTCTGCTATCGGAAGGACGCGGGATTCAGCCGGTATGGCTGCTGTGGTGTATGATTGCGGGAAGTCTGGCCGGCATGCAGGCGCAAGCCTCCGGCTGGGTCATGTTCATTTTGGCCGGGCGCATCGTATTTATCGGCGCGGTCTGGCTATGGACGGCGCTGCTGTCCCAGTCGGCGATCTGGCCGCTCCCGCTGATCCCGGTACACAGCGCCTCCTATCTGATGATTATCGCGATCGTGCTGCTGTGCTCGCGGGAATGGACGCATCAGTGGATTATGCTGACACTTGGACTTACGGCAGGCGAAGGACTCATTCAATTGAAAATGTCCTCTTCCGGAGAATTCGGCAGCGCCGCCGTGCAGGATGCGTGGTGGGTCATGTTTGTGAGCGTCCGGTTGCTGTCTGCGGTCATTGAATGGTCCCGGCACAAATGGATTCAGATGCGCTTGCAATGA
- the rpsA gene encoding 30S ribosomal protein S1, with protein sequence MSEETKVNETAETANQEVMENIVSVKKGDTVKGTIVKIDDNQAVVSIGYKYDGVIPVRELSSVSVDNIADVVQVGQEVECKVVSIDDDKERMVLSKRQVDSENAWDVMQQRFDNNEVFEVTVVDVVKGGVVADVGVRAFIPASMVERHFVEDFSDYKGRTLRVKVKEIDRENNKLILSQKEVLDEEFEANKQRVMESLSGGQELEGTVQRLTQFGAFVDVGGVDGLVHVSEMAWHHVEKPSDLVQEGQKVNVKVLKVDPANGKISLSMKATQPGPWEQAADKIKTGDILTGEVKRLVDFGAFVEVAPGVEGLVHISQIAHRHIATPSEVLKQGQTVQVKVLDFNPAEKRVSLSIKETEEAPAPAPKAEKKVMKEELNNNPNVSLNNQGMSVTLGERFGDMLNKFKK encoded by the coding sequence ATGTCTGAAGAAACAAAAGTCAACGAAACAGCCGAAACGGCAAACCAGGAAGTGATGGAAAACATCGTGTCCGTCAAAAAAGGGGATACCGTCAAAGGCACGATTGTCAAAATCGACGACAACCAAGCGGTCGTTAGCATTGGATATAAATATGACGGTGTCATTCCTGTCCGCGAATTGTCTTCCGTATCCGTAGACAACATTGCGGATGTTGTCCAAGTAGGGCAAGAAGTCGAATGCAAGGTTGTCAGCATCGACGATGACAAGGAGCGCATGGTTCTGTCCAAGCGGCAAGTAGACAGCGAGAATGCATGGGATGTCATGCAGCAGCGTTTCGACAACAACGAAGTATTTGAAGTTACGGTTGTTGATGTCGTCAAAGGCGGCGTTGTAGCCGATGTCGGTGTCCGCGCATTTATTCCTGCATCCATGGTAGAGCGTCACTTCGTAGAAGACTTCAGCGATTACAAAGGCCGCACGCTGCGCGTAAAGGTCAAGGAAATCGATCGCGAGAACAACAAGCTCATTCTGTCCCAAAAAGAAGTGCTTGACGAAGAGTTCGAAGCGAACAAGCAGCGTGTCATGGAGAGCCTGAGCGGAGGCCAAGAGCTGGAAGGCACTGTACAGCGCCTGACTCAATTCGGCGCATTCGTTGACGTGGGCGGCGTGGACGGTCTCGTTCACGTATCCGAGATGGCTTGGCATCATGTCGAGAAGCCGTCGGATCTCGTTCAAGAAGGACAGAAAGTAAACGTAAAAGTATTGAAAGTCGATCCGGCGAACGGCAAAATCAGCCTGAGCATGAAAGCAACGCAGCCAGGACCTTGGGAGCAAGCCGCTGACAAGATCAAGACAGGAGATATCTTGACTGGTGAAGTGAAGCGTCTCGTTGACTTCGGCGCCTTCGTTGAAGTGGCTCCTGGCGTGGAAGGCTTGGTTCACATTTCCCAAATCGCGCATCGCCACATCGCGACGCCATCCGAGGTGCTGAAGCAAGGACAGACGGTTCAAGTGAAGGTGCTTGACTTCAATCCGGCTGAGAAGCGTGTCAGCTTGAGCATCAAGGAGACCGAAGAAGCACCGGCTCCTGCGCCAAAAGCGGAGAAGAAAGTAATGAAGGAAGAGTTGAACAATAACCCGAACGTTTCTTTGAACAATCAAGGAATGAGCGTCACTTTAGGTGAGCGCTTCGGCGATATGCTCAACAAATTCAAAAAATAA
- a CDS encoding lysophospholipid acyltransferase family protein, with the protein MFYTMIRALLRLIYRLLFRLEASGREHVPKDGGVVLCSNHISLLDPPAIGILLKRRIRFMAKAELFNIPVFGAAIKALGAFPVKRGGVGKETIRTAFQLLQDGDIMGIFPEGTRNTDQSAAAKKGAAMIALRSGAAVVPVAIIGNYKLFRKTRIVYGPPIDMSDLLEQKGSDVLERATERIMDHIYRLKREG; encoded by the coding sequence ATGTTTTATACGATGATAAGGGCGCTGCTTCGCCTGATTTACCGCCTTCTTTTCCGGTTGGAGGCATCCGGGAGAGAACATGTGCCGAAGGATGGCGGCGTTGTCCTCTGCTCCAATCATATCAGTCTGCTGGATCCTCCGGCGATAGGCATCTTGCTCAAGCGGCGCATCCGCTTCATGGCGAAGGCCGAGCTGTTCAACATCCCGGTATTCGGAGCGGCCATCAAGGCGCTGGGCGCATTCCCTGTCAAGCGGGGCGGCGTAGGCAAAGAAACGATCCGCACGGCGTTTCAATTGCTTCAGGACGGGGATATTATGGGTATATTTCCTGAAGGCACGCGTAATACGGACCAATCGGCCGCAGCGAAGAAGGGAGCGGCGATGATTGCGCTCCGTAGCGGCGCGGCTGTCGTTCCGGTGGCGATTATCGGCAACTATAAGCTGTTCCGCAAGACCCGGATCGTCTATGGTCCGCCCATCGATATGTCGGATCTGCTGGAGCAGAAGGGAAGCGACGTTCTAGAGCGGGCAACCGAGCGCATCATGGACCATATCTACCGGCTGAAGCGGGAAGGTTGA
- the cmk gene encoding (d)CMP kinase encodes MTLQSNAPALRLNIAIDGPAGAGKSTVARLVARELGYTYIDTGAMYRAVALHMLRLGIDPEDADAIHEEMKDVAIELIPLDSRQAVLLNGTDVTDEIRTPEISRLASSYARSSAVRERLVHLQRGMAARKGVVMDGRDIGTHVLPDAEQKWFVTASVEERARRRYAESSGVDGATVEQFMREIAARDKQDETRDVSPLRQAEDAVLLDTTRMTIDDVVRVIVDQAKLLCRDGER; translated from the coding sequence TTGACCTTACAGTCCAACGCTCCTGCGCTTCGTTTGAATATCGCTATCGACGGGCCCGCAGGAGCAGGGAAGAGCACAGTAGCCCGCCTCGTCGCCCGCGAATTGGGTTATACGTATATCGATACCGGGGCCATGTACCGGGCGGTAGCGTTACATATGTTACGATTGGGAATAGATCCGGAGGATGCGGATGCCATTCATGAAGAGATGAAGGATGTCGCGATTGAACTGATCCCGCTGGATTCCAGGCAAGCCGTTCTGTTGAACGGAACCGACGTTACGGACGAGATCCGGACGCCGGAGATTAGCCGGCTCGCTTCCTCGTATGCCCGGTCATCCGCCGTTAGGGAGAGGCTTGTCCACCTCCAGCGCGGCATGGCTGCCCGCAAGGGAGTCGTCATGGATGGCCGCGATATTGGCACGCATGTTCTTCCCGATGCCGAGCAGAAGTGGTTCGTTACCGCGTCCGTAGAAGAGCGCGCGCGCCGGCGCTACGCCGAATCGAGCGGCGTTGACGGCGCGACCGTAGAGCAGTTCATGCGGGAGATTGCGGCTCGCGACAAGCAGGACGAGACGAGGGACGTATCTCCGCTGCGGCAGGCGGAAGACGCCGTTCTGCTCGATACGACGCGCATGACGATAGATGACGTCGTTCGTGTCATCGTGGATCAGGCCAAATTATTATGCAGAGATGGGGAACGGTAA
- a CDS encoding diadenosine tetraphosphatase — MRNREAAMMDWWERIFRWMVRIGLAFAAALLVVQLLLTNGGIRSLLCKVERLEGVPYPAAGATKKP, encoded by the coding sequence GTGCGCAATCGGGAAGCGGCAATGATGGATTGGTGGGAACGGATTTTCAGGTGGATGGTCCGCATTGGTCTGGCCTTCGCCGCGGCGCTGCTTGTCGTGCAGCTGCTGCTTACGAACGGCGGGATACGAAGCTTGCTCTGCAAGGTGGAGAGGCTGGAAGGCGTCCCGTATCCGGCGGCCGGGGCCACGAAGAAGCCGTGA
- a CDS encoding flagellar brake protein, with product MLPKVNDMLYMQLERSPEEATYKARVTELDDERIWMEVPLCQETGRFGLFAIGEELDVSFSRNDGIKWHFRSQVEGKRNEAIRMLSIRKPNPDDMTKMQRRNYLRVQAQLETAISTLDGVQFLACTEDVSGGGVSLTAAPKWGLREGQLLQCWLAVPFRNGTIEHIPFSGEIVRVHPFHEERNLIMMKFGQIAELDQQKLIRFCFERQLDARK from the coding sequence ATGTTACCGAAAGTCAATGATATGCTGTATATGCAGTTGGAGCGTTCTCCGGAGGAGGCGACCTATAAAGCAAGGGTGACCGAATTGGATGACGAGCGCATTTGGATGGAGGTTCCGCTCTGCCAAGAGACCGGCCGATTCGGATTGTTCGCCATCGGGGAAGAGTTGGATGTCTCCTTTTCCCGGAACGACGGGATCAAATGGCATTTCCGTTCCCAGGTCGAGGGCAAGCGGAACGAGGCGATTCGAATGCTGTCTATCCGCAAGCCGAACCCTGACGATATGACGAAAATGCAGCGCCGCAACTATTTGCGGGTGCAGGCTCAGCTGGAAACCGCGATATCGACGCTGGACGGCGTTCAATTTTTGGCGTGCACGGAGGATGTCAGCGGCGGCGGGGTCTCGCTTACTGCCGCGCCGAAATGGGGCCTTCGCGAAGGACAGCTGCTGCAATGCTGGCTTGCGGTTCCGTTCCGGAACGGAACGATCGAGCATATTCCGTTCAGCGGGGAAATCGTGCGGGTTCACCCATTTCATGAGGAGCGGAATTTGATCATGATGAAGTTCGGGCAGATCGCCGAATTAGACCAGCAGAAGCTGATCCGGTTCTGCTTCGAACGTCAACTTGACGCCAGAAAATGA
- the ypeB gene encoding germination protein YpeB produces MYKRFSAVMFPIVTLFFIGAIVWGYQEHQDKNSILIKAENQYQRAFHDLTYHVDRLHSELGRTLAVNSQSQAMHRKGLANVWRITSQAQNEINQLPLTMLPFNKTEDFLSRISNFAYRTSIRDLTKKPLSDDEVKTLKTLYKNAGDISKDLQKVQHKVLSDNLRWMDVETAMASEQKSLDNSIIDGFKTVDKKVSEYPELNWGPTIANLYTKRSVKMLKGQPLSVQQIRQKAEQFLGKKNYKKIEVKENGKGTEHESYTAFADYGNDGKGTVTIDFTKQGMLMAYMDAREIKEKRISMKQATQSAKQFLKKHEYPDMEAVKYNELNRVGSFTFVPVVNGVYIYPQQVSVRVALDNGEVTGLQATDYVYEHKDRTIGKAKLTKQEAQKMLHPEMEVQFDRLSLIKNDEGEEVLCYEFGGKINGSTYRIYINAENGQEEHIEEMTAVHE; encoded by the coding sequence ATGTATAAACGATTTAGTGCCGTTATGTTTCCGATCGTTACGCTCTTTTTCATTGGAGCGATCGTGTGGGGCTATCAAGAGCATCAAGACAAGAATTCAATATTGATTAAGGCGGAGAACCAATATCAACGGGCATTCCATGATTTGACGTACCATGTTGACAGGCTGCACAGCGAATTGGGACGCACTCTCGCGGTCAACTCACAATCGCAGGCCATGCACCGCAAAGGGCTCGCCAATGTATGGCGGATTACGAGCCAGGCGCAGAATGAGATTAACCAGCTCCCGCTGACCATGCTGCCGTTCAACAAGACGGAGGATTTTCTGTCCCGCATCTCCAATTTCGCTTACCGCACCTCGATTCGCGATCTGACCAAAAAGCCGCTGTCGGATGACGAAGTGAAAACGCTGAAGACGCTGTATAAGAATGCGGGCGATATTTCAAAAGATTTGCAGAAGGTTCAGCATAAAGTCCTCTCCGACAATTTGCGTTGGATGGATGTAGAGACCGCAATGGCGTCAGAGCAAAAGTCGCTGGACAATTCAATTATCGACGGCTTCAAAACGGTAGACAAAAAAGTCTCCGAGTATCCGGAGCTGAATTGGGGGCCTACCATCGCCAACCTCTATACGAAGCGTTCCGTCAAGATGCTGAAGGGCCAGCCGCTAAGCGTACAGCAAATCCGGCAGAAGGCGGAACAATTTTTGGGCAAAAAAAATTACAAGAAAATTGAAGTCAAAGAGAACGGTAAAGGAACGGAGCATGAATCCTACACGGCGTTCGCCGATTATGGCAATGACGGGAAGGGCACCGTAACGATTGATTTCACGAAGCAAGGCATGCTGATGGCGTATATGGACGCCCGCGAGATTAAGGAAAAGCGAATTTCTATGAAGCAGGCCACCCAATCCGCTAAGCAGTTTTTGAAGAAGCACGAATATCCCGATATGGAGGCCGTCAAATACAATGAATTAAACCGCGTCGGCAGCTTCACCTTCGTGCCGGTCGTGAACGGTGTCTACATCTATCCGCAGCAAGTCAGCGTGCGCGTTGCGCTTGACAACGGGGAAGTGACCGGGCTCCAGGCGACGGATTATGTATATGAGCATAAGGATCGGACCATCGGCAAGGCGAAGCTCACGAAGCAGGAAGCGCAGAAGATGCTACATCCGGAAATGGAGGTTCAGTTCGATCGGCTGTCCCTGATTAAGAATGATGAAGGGGAAGAAGTGCTGTGCTATGAATTCGGCGGCAAGATCAACGGCAGCACGTACCGAATCTATATTAATGCCGAAAACGGGCAAGAAGAGCATATCGAAGAAATGACTGCCGTGCACGAATAA